A region of Lycium barbarum isolate Lr01 chromosome 3, ASM1917538v2, whole genome shotgun sequence DNA encodes the following proteins:
- the LOC132630074 gene encoding 26S proteasome regulatory subunit 8 homolog A-like — translation MASVDIERSGMMMETEREEGRSCSAAKGRKQAAGEGLKQYYMQHIHDLQLQVRQKTHNLNRLEAQRNETNSKVRMLKEELQLLQEPGSYVGEVVKVMGKSKVLVKVHPEGKYVVDIDKTIDITKITPSTRVALRNDSYVLHLILPSKVDPLVNLMKVEKVPDSTYDMIGGLDQQIKEIKEVIELPIKHPELFESLGIAQPKGVLLYGPPGTGKTLLARAVAHHTDCTFIRVSGSELVQKYIGEGSRMVRELFVMAREHAPSIIFMDEIDSIGSARMESGSGNGDSEVQRTMLELLNQLDGFEASNKIKVLMATNRIDILDQALLRPGRIDRKIEFPNPNEESRFDILKIHSRKMNLMRGIDLKKIAEKMNGASGAELKAVCTEAGMFALRERRVHVTQEDFEMAVAKVMKKETEKNMSLRKLWK, via the exons ATGGCGTCAGTGGATATTGAGAGGAGTGGTATGATGATGGAGACGGAGAGAGAGGAGGGTAGGTCCTGTTCAGCAGCAAAAGGGAGGAAACAAGCTGCTGGTGAAGGTCTGAAACAGTATTATATGCAGCATATTCACGATCTTCAGCTTCAAGTCAGACAAAAGACACACAATCTCAATCGACTTGAAGCACAACGTAATGAAACCAATTCCAAAG TGAGAATGCTTAAGGAAGAATTACAGTTGCTTCAGGAGCCTGGATCATATGTTGGTGAAGTTGTTAAGGTGATGGGGAAGTCAAAAGTTTTAGTCAAA GTTCATCCTGAAGGAAAATATGTTGTTGACATTGATAAGACTATTGACATTACAAAGATTACTCCATCAACTAGAGTAGCGCTCCGCAATGACAGCTATGTTCTCCATCTAATTTTGCCCAGCAAAGTGGATCCATTGGTCAACCTAATGAAAGTTGAGAAAGTGCCTGATTCCACTTATGACATGATTGGTGGCCTTGACCAGCAAATTAAAGAGATCAAAgag GTTATTGAGCTTCCCATTAAACATCCTGAGCTGTTCGAGTCTCTTGGAATAGCTCAGCCTAAG GGAGTGCTTCTTTACGGGCCTCCAGGAACAGGAAAAACATTGTTGGCGAGGGCAGTTGCACATCATACTGATTGTACCTTCATTCGGGTCTCTGGTTCTGAACTGGTGCAGAAATATATTGGAGAAGGTTCTCGTATGGTGAGAGAACTCTTTGTCATGGCCAG GGAACATGCTCCTTCTATCATTTTTATGGATGAAATAGACAGTATTGGATCTGCGAGAATGGAATCAGGAAGTGGCAATGGTGATAGTGAAGTGCAGAGAACAATGTTGGAGCTTCTTAATCAACTTGATGGATTTGAAGCATCAAACAAAATTAAG GTTTTGATGGCTACAAACCGCATTGATATTCTGGATCAAGCACTCCTGAGACCTGGAAGAATTGACAGGAAGATTGAATTTCCAAATCCCAATGAAGAG TCCCGTTTCGACATTTTGAAGATTCATTCTAGGAAGATGAACTTGATGCGAGGGATTGACTTGAAGAAAATTGCTGAGAAGATGAATGGTGCTTCCGGGGCAGAACTTAAG GCTGTCTGTACAGAAGCAGGAATGTTTGCACTAAGGGAGAGGAGGGTACACGTGACACAAGAAGATTTTGAGATGGCAGTTGCCAAGGTAATGAAGAAAGAGACTGAGAAGAATATGTCTCTGCGAAAGCTGTGGAAATAA